TTAACATAGCATAAAGATTCAGTAGAGGAAATGATAATTCCTTTAAGACagtcagaaaaaatatttaagcttAGTAATAAATActaaaatataactaaataatacacctttacagtacaaattttcctttttagtcAAATAAACACCATGAgcataaataaaataagaaacaaaacaaaactgtaTGAAAATTTCAGGTTTTACACTGCTAAAATATTAAcgctatataaaaatatactacTCAATACAGAACTATAAAACTATAATGTGTACCTACTGTCTTTAAGTGTGAAttgatttgaaaattttgaagtAAATAGATAACACAAAACTGGCGAAATATTGTATAGCTACTGTTTTACTCACAGGTATGCAACAAAACATGTTAAAACATgttgaaaattatttattgttatAAATCAATAAGATCCTAACAAAATATAACACATGAAATAtgccaaatttaaataaatatttatatcgGAACTTATATTTATAGTTAGCTGGgcttatataaagaaaatatagaataacacagaaaaaattatataaaataaacataataACAACTAACACCAATATCATTTTCTGTTTTGTTAAGAAGATAGTATGCTAATTGACACCCACAGTGGGTAAGTGGATTTGGTTGAGGGTAGAAGTTTACATTCAAATGCTAAAGAAGACACTTTAAAAGAACAGGTTTATGGTTAAAAATGGCCAACAACAGGAGAATGGTAGCAAAGTATAGAAATTAAAATCAACTATGGAGAAAACATTATTTGTAATTCATAATCTGAAACTTTATTAAAATATCCGTTCCTGAAGTAACATATATACAAATACATAACAGACTTCTAAAGTAATTTTCAATCTATACATTTAGAATGGACGGTACATTCTGCAATACAATTGTTGAGCATTTGGTTCCATATACTGGTACGGGTTATTCCATGTCATATTTCCTCTTGTCTCATCAAACCTACTATAATCTTCGGTATAGTTATTATAGTGATTATAATTAATGGAAACTGTTTGTTCATACATGTTCCAAGTATATGGCATATAGCTTTGGTAATAGTTGTTAGAACCATAATCACCATAATAATCGATGTTGGCATTACTCTTAGGATAAGGTTGGTACCGGTGAGGATACTTATCTTTATGCTTTTGAATTAGGGACCTAAAAGATTAAACTATTACAACAATTTAGAACACAATAAAGCCACAATAAAGCTATTTCAACGCATAAACAACGCCTTGGTCTACTTAAAACAAACAGCATCATTTTAATGTTGCACACAGGTATCATATTTAATCTATTATTCCAACTTCTGTTATTCCAGCCTCTTTAGTAATTCTGCCTTTTTGTTACTGAttgaaaagatatttttgcCTCTCCAATAATCCCGAATGTATATTTCCAGTTCATACCATACCCACATTCTgcaatatttaatatatattgcAATATATTGCAATATAAGCATGAGTAAACTCTTCTCTTTAAATACAAGTTTATAAAAACTTCAAATAAATAATCTAAAAGATGAATTTTTAATTGCACTGAACAGATTTGTGCTACACCTATTTGTCTTTATGCTTTTACACTTTATACTTTTGCCCCTCAAAAACCTGCCGTTATTAGATTGAATTAAAGTAAATACGATAGTGAATTGCATTTCACTGAATTTTAACAGTGCAAAATATAACAGTGGGAAGTTATTAATGTAATTAATTGTAGTAATGTTAATTATGTAAAAGACATGTGAAGGACGTTAACACACAGGATGATCATGTCGATCATGTTTTGTAAACACTTACTTCATTCTTGacttttgctttgtttttctttgagtTTGAGCCTCCACACTTTTTGGAGCACTGCTCATCTTGCTGGTCTTGCttgtctttttaatttgttggcTTATTGTAGAGACGACATTTGGAACTGTTTTCTCCACTTtatcttttatattttcaggCTTGCCTGGTTTCTTTTCTTTACTTTGTTTGTCTATTGCAGAGACTacttttaaaactgatttcttAGCTTCTATTTTTtgaatttcagatttaaccAGCTTGTCACTTTCTTTAATTTGCTGGTTCACAACAGCGACTACTTTTGGAACCAGTTTTTtagctttttctttttgaacttctAGCTTGGCCAGGAGTTGCTCAGGTTTGGCCAGGAGTTGCTCAGGTTTGGCCTGCTTGTTATTTCCTTTAATTTGTTGGTTTATCATAGAAACTATGGCTGGGACTGGCTTTTTCACGTTTGCTTTCTCAATTTGAAGCTCTTTACCTAAACAAATTTGATCGAATTATTTAGTATTTACTTACCCTTTTTTAGTAAAACACACAGGGCTTTTAGAAAATCAGTGTCAGAAAACCCTGATGAGGTGTATAATATCTCTTAAAAATAACTATTCTACAAAGGTAAAAAGCAATCtgatatttttccttttttttgggAATGAAATGAGTGTTCTTAAGGCAGTTTTTCCAAACTTGCTGTGGCTCGTCAATACAACCTTTTAATCTTCTTAAGTAATGAAAATATcaggtttttcaaaatttggtaTGCAACTTTGAAGTTCTTTTAtttgttaaatatttaataataattaagaaCGTTTGCTAGCTTACTAGTGTAATTACTTCTGCATCATATATTAACAATTTTAACTAATAACATGGCATCCAATGGTAAAAACTTCaggaaaaatatataatagTTCAATATTCTTTGTCAAATTGTCAACCTATCACTGACCATTATTGGCATGATTTAATcctaaatatctttttttaacaaatcacTCCCTTTTGTGTAAGCCTCATGAAAAAGGTCTATTTTGTGCAACACTACAATTCACACATTCAGCACATACAACCTTAGCATAAAGAACTTAATAACAATTCATATTTCATTAATCAGAATCATTAGCTTCATTTATATCAAAATACACTGTGACAATCTAAATAACGGTGAAAACCATACCAGTTCTTTCGGTAGTTGTATTTTTGAATTTACTTTTAGGATTGATCCTGGaacttttactttcttttttgcaTACGTGAAGGGATTTGGTAGGCTGATTATCAATAGTgtcattttgtttaattttgatgGAACAAAcagaagttattttttgaacattCTCTATTTCAACATTGTGAaactgttgttgttgctgctctTTCCAATATGTTAAAGCTTCACTTTTAAGATCTTGAAATAGTTTGTCAAGCTAAAAAGCAAATATTTCCTCAAATAAATTAACAATTCCTTCCCTTCATGAATATACACATATACTGCTAAATAGCCCACTTACCAACTTATGTTTGGGTTGTTTTCTGTGCTCCGCTATGCCTTTGGCGTCAACACAATGAAGTTGGCAAGCCAAACAGAATGATAGACTGTAACTTTTTTCAAGAATCTAAGAACAAAGCAAATTTGTGCTGAAAAGATATAGTTAGATAGTGGTACTGTCATTTCTCTAATTTAATGCGTCCACTAATTTTTACACACTCTTTCACTAATTTGTTTTTCCTCTAACTTAATGAAACTAAAGTTGGGTTTACCTCTAATTAGAGTGCAAACCAGATAACTTAGGGGGCATGTTttgttactttctttttttccctTTATTTTTAGTGATCTATGATAAAAGGTAAAATAGCCTTACATATTCATTGTTTACTTAATAAAATGCCACAAGCAGCTGTATTAATTTTTCGAAACAAGATAATTTATTTTCACTAATTATTAGTGTGACCCtccgaaaataattatttttttagttgtaCTAAATTAGGAATGACAGTAGTGAATTCAACTTGTAATCACAAAGTCTCTGGTTTGAGTCCTCACTTCGATGCATTTTAAATGTACTTTAGTCAGCCCATCTGGAGCCATCCACTGACTGGCAAGCAAGCAAGCTACAGCAATGCTATACTTATTTTCAAAGGTTAATGTAACTTAGTTATCATCATAGGGGAGGAGGGGCAGCCCTTAGGATAGAATCACCAAGAACAGAAAAACTTTCTGTTACTTGCTTACTAttcttatttgaaaaaaataacataccaCATGATGTGCTGATGTTATATGAGTATCCAATGCCTCCTCTGTTGCGAATTCCTCATAATTACATATGCGACAATGGTATTCTGATTGTGGTTGTGGCCAATGTGGTGACATGACTTCTTCAAAGCACGAtaatataaaatcatttttactcAAATCATTTGTACCAATTTTTTGAAAGATATTTAAGAATTGCTTGTCCATTCTGTATATAAAAGTCAgatgaaaaaaacaaatgctCTGTATACTAGAAAGAacattaacaataacaacagttAATAAAATTCTTAGAACAACAAAACTCTTATAATAAAATTCATGTGTAACTGACTCTGTTTACGTgaagaaatcaaaacatttttactaaAGTAATTAATAAATTATAACAATTGATCTTAACCAATTTCATAAACTATTTTTTGAGCTTTTTTTCTGACATAATTGAGGCACAGGTGTTAATGTTTAAGAAAGAAATGTgctgaaaaaagttaaaaaaaaaacagaaaacaagaCACACTTAAACTACTTAAAAAATATCTGACTCGGAATATATTTGATTAATGAATCAGAATAATGATGAAATATTTTCTGAACAAGAAAGTGAAGATGAAGATGTTGGAGAAATGGAATGAATGATGAAGTCCTGAAAACCCTATCTTTTTGAATCAGAAATAGATATCTCTTCCTCGAGTCGGCAGCCTCAGAGGAAGAATTTTTAGATTTCAATAATGGCAAACTTTCAGCAGAAAAAAAGACAAGAGCTGGAAGAGTGGTGCACCTGTGAAAAATGTACGGTAGAGCAAAGGGATATTGATTGTTTGCGTTGCAAAGAAGTTGGGGCTTTGCAAAACAAAATTGAACAGCAACTATGTGCAACAACATTAGACCAATTTAAGACACTTTGGTTAAATGCagacgttttaaaaaatgttcctgTTGGATTACACAATTTAAAAGGAGCCCacttagaaagaaaaaaaaaggtcaATGCAATATGCTGCATAAAAGGAAATCGACGTGTCCAGAGCCTAATAATAATTACGTGCTTTACTTCGAAGGAAAGAAAGACTAACATGTAAATTTGAGATTTGTGTCACCTTTACATATCTCATAtggtaaaataaatataaatatctaGAAGAAAATATAGTTTTATTTCTGAAATCTGGAAACCTGGTTTGTGATCAGCTCCTTTTTGTTCAGCTTGGGAGTTTTAGCAATGTATTTTGGCAGGTTTTGTGGCACTTTTGGAAGCTCtagtgtcaatctgtttgaagCGCATTCAAGGGTCTGTTAAATCATTCTGTGcaaatataaattgtttttatcagcTTTAATTGGTTTTGATGACCATGTTCCAGTGATtttggaaaaattatttttataatttttttctcctcCACTTGTAGTTGCTTGCTCCAAGTTGCTACCTTCTTTAGAATCTAGCACTGCCAACTGGGTTCTAGTGATCATTCCGAGATATGGAAGATGTTGACTTTTTGGTTCCCATTTATTGTACAAAGAATGGTACACTTCCAATGTACCTGTGTGAGAAAATCGTGTAAGATGGTTTAAGTCCGCTAAAAGTTGTTTATTTAAAACTATTGTTTGCACAGCTAGAAATGCGTCGGACTTTGCTTTAATTCATTCTTTAgcttttgctttttttcttGGTAAAGGAGGGTGCTCACATTTCGTAAACTTATTACTGCCTGTCCATTTGTGCTTGTTTTGGATATGAAATAAAACAcctgttcatttttttaaaagctccTCGTCTTCATTACAAGTAGCACTTGCCTACCATAGATGGTTACAAATAGATGTTATTCATTTCTTGATAATGTTGCAGGAAGATTTTTGCTGGTAGCTACAAGTTTTGCTTATATGTTTTTGCAAAAGTGCCGTATgttaaattgatgaaaaatatCAGGTTTTTTCCTCTTatatactttcatatttttttttgcctaTCTGTTGTTATCTGTTCTAATGCAGTATTTTGACTCAAGTAAGTAAGAGCTTTAGTATGCTCTAGTTTTTCCATTCTGTGAGAATAATGCAATAATTTCATTAGTCTTCTGGTTCATTAGTGAATAAGTAAGATATTTGGCATTGTGGTCAAGGCTGTCACATCTTTCATCGTCACTGAGATGACATGACCCattaatttcatttcatttattAATTTTGTGTTCATTTTAGAATAATTTTCATGTACAATTCCtgctaagaatttttttaaattgtgtaaTAACTAGTTTTAGTTATCCATTGAATGCTTGCAAGGTTGAAATATTTAGCCATTCGTTTACACGTATTTGCACTAAAAAGCACTGCTGCTGCTTGTGTTATGTTTCCCTGCGAACACTGATTAATAATTGGTTAAGACCTCCATTGTGATTATTCACACAGAGTAATTTTACCATTAGCAGAAAACCCATCTGAAGCATTTAATGAAAGCAGGCATTTAACAAGTGAAACATCTTTGAGAGAATACCATTAATGATGACTAATATACTACGAAGGTTGCTTTTTGAGGAACTTGCGTGTTGATATTATATTCATGATCACTGCTATATTCACTTTCATTTAGATACTCAGAATCACTTTCAGTGCAACTACTTTCTGAATCACTGCTACAAGTGATTTCGCCGAGGTCATTATTAGCTAAAATGTAAATGAACTTATAATCACATTGAACTGCAACATTTACTTTATTTGCCTTGCTTTGTTTTTCGGTTTGAGTAGATACACAATTTATTTCAGGGGTAAAGTTAGCTTGTGTACCTTTACAATTCATCTCAAGTGttctattttttcattgtgaaTGATTGCATCTTCACATAGTTTTCGTTTTACTGCAGTCTCCTCTCTTAGAATGCTGGATCTTCGCTTTTGCAGTTGTTTTCCTG
The genomic region above belongs to Hydractinia symbiolongicarpus strain clone_291-10 chromosome 4, HSymV2.1, whole genome shotgun sequence and contains:
- the LOC130641532 gene encoding triadin-like isoform X2; its protein translation is MDKQFLNIFQKIGTNDLSKNDFILSCFEEVMSPHWPQPQSEYHCRICNYEEFATEEALDTHITSAHHVILEKSYSLSFCLACQLHCVDAKGIAEHRKQPKHKLLDKLFQDLKSEALTYWKEQQQQQFHNVEIENVQKITSVCSIKIKQNDTIDNQPTKSLHVCKKESKSSRINPKSKFKNTTTERTGKELQIEKANVKKPVPAIVSMINQQIKGNNKQAKPEQLLAKPEQLLAKLEVQKEKAKKLVPKVVAVVNQQIKESDKLVKSEIQKIEAKKSVLKVVSAIDKQSKEKKPGKPENIKDKVEKTVPNVVSTISQQIKKTSKTSKMSSAPKSVEAQTQRKTKQKSRMNLIF
- the LOC130641532 gene encoding triadin-like isoform X1, translating into MDKQFLNIFQKIGTNDLSKNDFILSCFEEVMSPHWPQPQSEYHCRICNYEEFATEEALDTHITSAHHVILEKSYSLSFCLACQLHCVDAKGIAEHRKQPKHKLLDKLFQDLKSEALTYWKEQQQQQFHNVEIENVQKITSVCSIKIKQNDTIDNQPTKSLHVCKKESKSSRINPKSKFKNTTTERTGKELQIEKANVKKPVPAIVSMINQQIKGNNKQAKPEQLLAKPEQLLAKLEVQKEKAKKLVPKVVAVVNQQIKESDKLVKSEIQKIEAKKSVLKVVSAIDKQSKEKKPGKPENIKDKVEKTVPNVVSTISQQIKKTSKTSKMSSAPKSVEAQTQRKTKQKSRMKSLIQKHKDKYPHRYQPYPKSNANIDYYGDYGSNNYYQSYMPYTWNMYEQTVSINYNHYNNYTEDYSRFDETRGNMTWNNPYQYMEPNAQQLYCRMYRPF